A region from the Lycium barbarum isolate Lr01 chromosome 8, ASM1917538v2, whole genome shotgun sequence genome encodes:
- the LOC132606546 gene encoding serine/threonine-protein phosphatase 7 long form homolog isoform X2, protein MNEQAWGAAALSYLYTCLCRASLRKAKDVCGFISLLQVWAWERIIPMQPPCRALPPHTALARRWTHRKSHENEARDVLPICRDVLDNLIDGQFVWQPYSEAIINRLPEWCLRGRDIWMAKVPLICGIYREWHMVDRVLRQFGRKQHIPGPCAEIDPFHYKRDKRYAIKVEDQEYFTETDFLWGNRRDSLIQAEYETQDPQSLSEYFCWYRRHSRTFIGNPAHKVDRGYQHMAGRHEALALGHQESYRLAQQTIQDPTKSNEVKEIAEMFSHINTESMAAASLGTMLSFAPYYTPPAEYVEPPTMQVPRHQRPNVPRPAARGRGRQSGNRRGRTPVDHQLVDEEEVRFDQDMPSSTMHTDDDAYHPIIDFMSSSSTLAPEVQSPAVIRSEGPFQAFASSGPISLAVMAQQFSGQTSSSYGMIEGPLPAFTGQSSSIGRRLSFTDSPMEFDVGSSHIPVPDVQTLEPQDTGVIQEDDHQRRSKRERRQTRCGTGGKKGHCKN, encoded by the exons ATGAATGAACAAGCTTGGGGAGCGGCtgcattgtcatatttgtatacttgtttatgcCGTGCTTCGTTGAGGAAAGCGaaggatgtgtgtggattcatttccttattgcag gtttgggcttgggagcgcATTATACCGATGCAGCCACCATGCAGGGCTCTTCCGCCACACACGGCTCTTGCACGAAGGTGGACTCATCGTAAATCCCACGAAAATGAGGCACGCGATGTTTTACCCATATGTAGGGATGTGTTGGACAACCTAATAGATGGCcag TTTGTGTGGCAGCCTTATTCAGAGGCCATCATCAACAGACTCCCTGAGTGGTGTCTGCGTGGCCGAGATATTTGGATGGCGAAAGTTCCCCTTATTTGTGGGATCTATCGAGAGTGGCACATGGTAGACCGCGTTCTCAGACAGTTTGGTAGGAAGCAACATATTCCGGGTCCATGTGCAGAGATTGATCCTTTTCATTACAAACGTGACAAGCGGTATGCTATAAAAGTGGAGGATCAAGAATATTTTACAGAAACAGACTTTTTGTGGGGAAATCGTCGAGATAGTTTAATTCAGGCCGAGTATGAAACTCAAGATCCACAGTCACTATCAgagtatttttgttggtatcgacgtcactcgcgcactttcataggaaatcctgcgcataaagtggatagaggataccaacacatggcaggcaggcatgaggcactg GCTTTAGGACATCAAGAATCATACAGGTTGGCTCAGCAGACTATCCAAGATCCAACCAAGTCTAATGAAGTGAAGGAAATAGCAGAGATGTTTAGCCACATTAATACAGAGTCCATGGCTGCTGCCTCTCTGGGGACGATGTTGAGTTTCGCTCCATATTATACACCACCGGCAGAGTATGTTGAGCCGCCTACTATGCAAGTGCCTCGTCATCAACGTCCTAATGTACCAAGACCTGCGGCGCGTGGTAGAGGACGCCAATCAGGTAACAGACGGGGTCGAACTCCCGTGGATCACCAGTTGGTTGATGAGGAAGAGGTTCGTTTTGATCAAGATATGCCCAGCTCAACGATGCATACAGATGATGATGCATATCACCCAATAATAGATTTTATGTCCAGCTCATCGACGTTAGCTCCCGAGGTTCAATCACCAGCAGTAATCAGAAGTGAGGGGCCTTTTCAGGCATTCGCATCGTCTGGGCCTATTAGCCTGGCAGTTATGGCCCAACAGTTTAGTGGTCAGACAAGCAGCTCTTATGGGATGATTGAGGGGCCTTTACCTGCATTCACTGGACAGAGCTCTTCAATTGGGAGGAGACTGAGTTTTACCGAT TCTCCCATGGAATTTGATGTTGGATCCTCACACATTCCTGTGCCGGATGTACAGACTTTAGAGCCACAG gaTACAGGTGTGATACAAGAGGACGATCACCAACGTAGATCAAAACGAGAACGTCGTCAAACTCGGTGTGGCACGGGGGGGAAAAAGGGACActgtaaaaattaa
- the LOC132606546 gene encoding serine/threonine-protein phosphatase 7 long form homolog isoform X1, translated as MEFPRVCVHPGPEVYDVLTLQEKHRSEAVWDGSLRGPTGCLFPRRADTEFWKHVRRHPFHPRILDYFGLCGFRGVIEVGCVSYDWAVITALIERWRPETHTFHLRTGEATITLQDIEVMFGLVVDGYPLNNLNARYIDIGGWQQLIHELTGWAPGLDCFNGVSRLEVHKLIEYIRGLDDITDQTPEIDVQQRVRLYLLWLCGGTIFPDKSGDLLNIDYLLDMRDLRAMNEQAWGAAALSYLYTCLCRASLRKAKDVCGFISLLQVWAWERIIPMQPPCRALPPHTALARRWTHRKSHENEARDVLPICRDVLDNLIDGQFVWQPYSEAIINRLPEWCLRGRDIWMAKVPLICGIYREWHMVDRVLRQFGRKQHIPGPCAEIDPFHYKRDKRYAIKVEDQEYFTETDFLWGNRRDSLIQAEYETQDPQSLSEYFCWYRRHSRTFIGNPAHKVDRGYQHMAGRHEALALGHQESYRLAQQTIQDPTKSNEVKEIAEMFSHINTESMAAASLGTMLSFAPYYTPPAEYVEPPTMQVPRHQRPNVPRPAARGRGRQSGNRRGRTPVDHQLVDEEEVRFDQDMPSSTMHTDDDAYHPIIDFMSSSSTLAPEVQSPAVIRSEGPFQAFASSGPISLAVMAQQFSGQTSSSYGMIEGPLPAFTGQSSSIGRRLSFTDSPMEFDVGSSHIPVPDVQTLEPQDTGVIQEDDHQRRSKRERRQTRCGTGGKKGHCKN; from the exons atggagtttccacgggtatgcgtacatccggggccagaagtgtacgatgtgttaacactccaggagaagcatCGTTCAGAGGCTGTGTGGGATGGTTCCTTGAGAGGACCGACTGGATGCCTGTTTCCTCGCCGCGCGGATACTGAATTTTGGAAGCATGTGAGGcgtcatccttttcatcctcgcatccttgactactttggcttgtgtggatttaggggagtaatagaggtaggatgtgtatcatatgattgggcagtcatcactgcacttatagagagatggcgtcctgagacgcacacctttcatctgcgtacaggtgaggcgaccatcacattacaagatatcgaggtcatgtttggcttggttgttgatggttatcccttgaataatcttaatgctaGATATATCGATATTGGTGGGTGGCAACAATTGATCCATGAGCTTACTGGTTGGGCACCCGGTCtggattgttttaatggtgttagtaggttagaagtacataaattaattgaatatattagaggcttagatgatattacagatcagaccccagaaattgatgtgcaacagcgggttaggttgtacttgctatggCTTTGTGGCGGCACGATATTTCCGGATAAGTCCGGTGACTTACTGAATATAGATTATTTGCTTGACATGCGTGACCTTAGAGCAATGAATGAACAAGCTTGGGGAGCGGCtgcattgtcatatttgtatacttgtttatgcCGTGCTTCGTTGAGGAAAGCGaaggatgtgtgtggattcatttccttattgcag gtttgggcttgggagcgcATTATACCGATGCAGCCACCATGCAGGGCTCTTCCGCCACACACGGCTCTTGCACGAAGGTGGACTCATCGTAAATCCCACGAAAATGAGGCACGCGATGTTTTACCCATATGTAGGGATGTGTTGGACAACCTAATAGATGGCcag TTTGTGTGGCAGCCTTATTCAGAGGCCATCATCAACAGACTCCCTGAGTGGTGTCTGCGTGGCCGAGATATTTGGATGGCGAAAGTTCCCCTTATTTGTGGGATCTATCGAGAGTGGCACATGGTAGACCGCGTTCTCAGACAGTTTGGTAGGAAGCAACATATTCCGGGTCCATGTGCAGAGATTGATCCTTTTCATTACAAACGTGACAAGCGGTATGCTATAAAAGTGGAGGATCAAGAATATTTTACAGAAACAGACTTTTTGTGGGGAAATCGTCGAGATAGTTTAATTCAGGCCGAGTATGAAACTCAAGATCCACAGTCACTATCAgagtatttttgttggtatcgacgtcactcgcgcactttcataggaaatcctgcgcataaagtggatagaggataccaacacatggcaggcaggcatgaggcactg GCTTTAGGACATCAAGAATCATACAGGTTGGCTCAGCAGACTATCCAAGATCCAACCAAGTCTAATGAAGTGAAGGAAATAGCAGAGATGTTTAGCCACATTAATACAGAGTCCATGGCTGCTGCCTCTCTGGGGACGATGTTGAGTTTCGCTCCATATTATACACCACCGGCAGAGTATGTTGAGCCGCCTACTATGCAAGTGCCTCGTCATCAACGTCCTAATGTACCAAGACCTGCGGCGCGTGGTAGAGGACGCCAATCAGGTAACAGACGGGGTCGAACTCCCGTGGATCACCAGTTGGTTGATGAGGAAGAGGTTCGTTTTGATCAAGATATGCCCAGCTCAACGATGCATACAGATGATGATGCATATCACCCAATAATAGATTTTATGTCCAGCTCATCGACGTTAGCTCCCGAGGTTCAATCACCAGCAGTAATCAGAAGTGAGGGGCCTTTTCAGGCATTCGCATCGTCTGGGCCTATTAGCCTGGCAGTTATGGCCCAACAGTTTAGTGGTCAGACAAGCAGCTCTTATGGGATGATTGAGGGGCCTTTACCTGCATTCACTGGACAGAGCTCTTCAATTGGGAGGAGACTGAGTTTTACCGAT TCTCCCATGGAATTTGATGTTGGATCCTCACACATTCCTGTGCCGGATGTACAGACTTTAGAGCCACAG gaTACAGGTGTGATACAAGAGGACGATCACCAACGTAGATCAAAACGAGAACGTCGTCAAACTCGGTGTGGCACGGGGGGGAAAAAGGGACActgtaaaaattaa